The Cyclobacterium amurskyense genome contains the following window.
ATTGACTAAACCTGGAAGCATCACAGATACTTCTGACTCTTTCGTACTTGTCACCTTATCTTTTGGAATCTCCACAATCATGTCTGGAGAAAAAGGATTTTGTGATATATAATAAGTCGTTTCATCCTCTCTTATTAACCTTCCAACAACCGAAGACTTGTCTCCCATCACAAATACCATAGCGGCATATTGATCAGAAATCACGTCATTAGGGTTAATGGTCGCTTCAAGAATATCCTTAGGACTAAATCGGGTACCAAGCTGAGTAAGGTCAGGACCTACGGCTCCACCTTCGCCACCCATGGCATGACAAGAAATACAAAGTGTGGCATTAAACATTGCCTTGCCTTTTTCAAGGTCTCTTCCTTTAAGCTCTTCTACTAAAGGTGCTGCCTGCTCAACGGTCCATCTTTTACCAGGGCCTTCAGGCTGAATAGTCGTTTCCACAATCTCATTTCCAGATCCGGAAAGCCTTTTACCTCCTGATAGTTCATCGTAATGATCAAACTTGGATTTTGGAACAGTACTTAGTGCCATTTTTCTAGCTCTGTCAATAAAGCCTACATAACTTCTACCACCTTTGTACTGGAATGCATTATTGGTCCAATTGAAATATTTTTCATAAGAAGACTCATCCCAACCAGCTTTGGCTCCTCCAAGTACTGTAGCCAAATAAGTTTGTTGCGCAGGAGGCACATTGGCAAGCATATTTGCTATATCCAAACCATACTGAGGGTTTCTCATGATCAGGTCAGACGAAGCTGTAAGTGTTTTCTGGAAATTAGGATCATCTTTTGCATTTTCTAACATGCCCAATAATTTAGGCACTGCAGTAGGTGCTTCTATTTTCACCAAAACTTTGCCTATCACCCTGTTTACCCTGTTTGTTTCTGCCGGAAACTGGGCATCCAAATAGCCAATCAATTGATCTCTTACAGAACCAGTTGGGTTACCATGTCTGGCAATAACTACTTCAAAAGCTCTGGCCAAATTCATTTGATCTTCCTCATTGAGTGACCCATAATCTAAGCCCATCAATGCTTCTATCATTTGATTTCTCTGTGAAGCATTTCCATGTCTCGCTAAGGCAATAATTGCCTGAGTCAAAGCCCTTGGATTGGTTTCGTTCAATGCTTTGCTTTGCCATTCGGAAAGTGGTTGATGTTCTACAACTATCCTTGCCGCATATTGTACAAACCTGTCCTTATGGCTCAAATATGGCCAAGCAAAATCAATCGCACCAGATTTTGGTCCAGAATGGTATGCTTCTAAGCTTCTACGGATTTTGTGTTCTTCAGGAAGGTCTGCTTCCGTAAGACCACCTTTAGGCTCACCACTTAGGTCTCCAGTATAATGAACTCTGTACAAGTCAGACTCAAGGCGTCTACCACCAGTCATAAAATACAAAGCACCATCAGGTCCGATCACACCATCTGTCAAAGGAAGTGGAGAGCCTGAAATAAATTCTTCACCTGTAGCCGTATAAGACCCGCCATTTGGCTTCAGGTTAATTTTGTACATGATGCCAAAACTCCAATCAAAAGCATAAAGTGCATTTCGATACTCTTCAGGGAATTTTGCTTTACTACCATAAAACACATTGGTAGGGGAACCCTGGCCAATATTCAATACTGCTGGAAGATTATCTGTGTAATCCGGAGACCATTTCATGTTTCCTGTTCTCCAACCATATTCACTACCACTTGTTACGTGATTGATTCGAGTAGGTCTGTACCATGGCATGCCAAAGTCCCACTCCATATCAGAATCATAAGTAAACAAATCACCTACTTCATTGAAAGCTACATCAAATGGATTTCTATAACCTACACTAATTAACTCCCATTCTTTACCTTCAGGATCAATTTTAGCTACCCATCCTCCTGGTGCTCCTCTACTGTTGGCATGACCTCTAGGATCCTTGATTTCAGGAATCAGGTTGTCATTTTCCCAAACACGTGGAATTCTGTAATGATCCATTTCAGGAACGTCAATATGATTTCCTACAACAATGTATATTGACTTTCCATCGGGTGAAACGACCATACTGTGAGGACCATGTTCTCCAGGGCTACCAGTAAATTCTCTTACGGTTGTTATTTTATCAAATTGATCATCTCCATTGGTATCTTGAAGTCTATAAAGACCTGTACTCTTGTCAAAATCATCATTGGCACGATGATTTACCATTACATATAGGCTGTTAAAGGCATACAATAAAGCCTGAGCATAACCCATACCTATTTTATCATCTCCTGCATCTCCAATAATCAATTTATTCACTGTTGGAGTCAAAGAATCTGAACCAATCGGCGGAACCTCCATGCGATAAATCGCACCGTATTGGTCTACGGTTAAAAGTCGGTTTTTATCATCGAAGGTCATTCCCACCCATGATCCCTGGTCATTCTCTCCCGGGCTATATAAGTGTTCAGCTTCAAAACCTGTCGGCAATTTTAATTTGGCTACCTTGGGATGCACCTCCTTTTGGTCAACATCGCTTTGACCACATGATCCCATCATTAACAGGATCAATCCAGCCATTAGCCAGTTCTTCATTATTTTATTTTTATACATAAGTTAGTTGTTAATTCACATTCCTACTAGCAATTGTTTACCACTCGCTTAAAACCATTTTTAAAATTAACCCAAATTCGCAGCTTATGATAACCAATAATGTCGAAAAAAAACCTTTGGTCATAAAAACCCAAAAAACAACGGAAAGCGATAAAGCTTTCCGTTGTACCTTAAACCATAAATATGGCTTAAATCTTAGCACAAACCTTTAGAAGTGAGGGGTTATCTCAGCTTCAGCTGCAGGCAATGCGTAATATTTGGTGATATTAGTAAAAGCATTGGATCTGAATGTAGCACCTTCAGGATAATAATAATCCAAAGGATTTGCTAAGGCTCTTTGACCAAAATCTCCAATGATCTCTTGAACCCTATCCGCTCTGACAATATCAAACCATCTTTTGTTCTCAAAGGCCAATTCCACTCTTCTTTCTTTAAAGATAGCTTCTCGCATATCGGCTTGGCCGGAAGCAGTTGTTGCGTCCAATCCAGCTCTTTCTCTGATTTCGTTCAGATATTCTGCAGCTTCTGCAGTTTTACCTTGCTCATTAAGGGCCTCAGCCAAGAAAAGTAGAACTTCTGCATACCGGTAGATAGGCCAATTAATGCCGTGGTTTCCATGCAAGGCATGGGCCTTTGCATATTTCTTAATGTAAGGATAAACCTTGTCTTCTCTATCACTTCCCGCAATCTCTACATAAGCGATGGATGCATCTTTTCTCAAATCTCCATCTTCATAAGCCGCAATAATATCGGGGGTAGGAACATTGTTACCTTCTCCATCAAGCCCTTGAGTATTGGATGTCCCTGTAATGGGCTGTAACTCCTGAGAAGAAATTGGTCTCGGCATAAAGCTGTACAAGAAGTTTCCATTCAAGCCTTCAGGACCTTCAAGGTACTGTACCTCAAATAAAGATTCTGCATTGTTTTTATTACCCACACTTTCGGAAAATACATTTTCATAATTTTCTATAAGTTCATATTCTCCACTACTAACTATGGCTTTCAACAAAGTCTCAGCTTCTGACCATTTCTTTTGTGTGATGTAAACATCTGCAAGCAACATTTGCGCTGCACCCTTAGAAGCTCTACCTACTCCTTGATTCGAACGTACAGGAAGCAAAGCAATTGAAGCTTGAATATCACTTACAAGTTGATTGTAAATCTCTGCTTCAGGTGTGATCGGTAGGGCCGCTTCTTCTCTTGTAGTAACAGGCTCTAAATGAAGTGGTACACCACCAAAATACCTTGCCAATTCATAATAAGCATAGCCTCTTAAGAAAAGCGCTTGTCCTTTTAAATTATCCTTTTTGTCTTGGTCAAATTCAACCTCATCGATTACCGAAAGAATTTGATTGGCTCTGGCGATAATAAGGTAATCCTGTCGGTACTGATTAAGCACATGGGTATTTGAAGTAATTCCCTGCGCTTCAGGCAAGGCATGGTCAGAAATATCTTCTTGTTGCTCTGTAGCTCCAAAGTTGATATTCCTGGCATAGATCGTATTGTCCGAACGCATTTCACATAATAACCAAGAACGGTCATCAGCTATGGAACGAAGTGGTGCATAAGTTGCATTAACCGCTTGCTCAAAATCCGCCTCTGTCTTATAAAAGGTGGCTGAACTAAGTGCCGTCTCGGGAGTTAGGGTCAAAAACTCTTCACAGCTTGACGCCATAATACCCAAAAGCACTATGAATATATTTATTTTTTTCATTTTTAATCAAATTAAGGTAAAAAGCCTGATTAGAATGTAATGTTTGCACCGATAGTGAAGGTACGAGGAATTGGGTAACCTGTAAGGTCAACTCCTGGGCTTAGATTACCTCCATCACCTGTTCCATTGTCTTGACTAACTTCTGGGTTAGGACCTCCCCAGTAAGGAGTAAAGATATACACATTCTGTACTGAGGCATACACTCTGGCACCTTTCACAACATTGGCAATTTTTCCGATGTCATAACCAAGCGTAATGTTTTTGATAGAAAAGAAAGAAGCATCATAAACAAAATTGCTATTTGCCCAGTCTCTTTCGATCCCTGTCACATTACCACCCCCTACTGTGGTTCCGAAGATTCCTTCACCCGGATCAGAAGGAGAGCGGAAACGATCAGTTGCTTTTGCAACCATATTAAATACTCCATCCAAATTGGCTGTACTATATAGGTGTCTCATGTACAACTGATTGCCATGTGAGCCGGAAGCAATGATATTCAAATCCCATTGTCCGTACTTAAAGTTATTGGTAATACCATAAGTAAAGTCAGGGAAAGGATTTCCTATGATTGTTCTGTCATCATTGTCTCCTCCACGTGTAATGATACCATCACCATTAATATCTTCTAGTTTAATGGATCCTACAGTAGACCGTCCAGGAACCTGAGGAGAATTATCTAAATCATCTTGATCCATATAATTACCTAGCTTTCTCAGACCGTAAAATTGACCGAAAGGCTGTCCTACCTGGGTGATGTGATAAGAACCATATACTCGGTCTATACCATCAGCCAAAGCTTCTACCCTATTTCTATTGAAAGAGATATTGGCATTGGTTGTCCATATTAATCTTCCTTCGGTATTTCTTGAAGTGATAGAAAATTCATGACCCCAGAATTTGATCTCACCAATATTATCGGTAAAGCTTCCAAAGCCTGCTTCCTGAGGAATCTGCACATTGTACAACAGATTGGTGGTGTTTTTCGAGTAATAATCATAAATGAAAGTTACACGATCATCAAACAAGCCTAAATCAAGTCCTATATCAAATTGCCTGGTTGTTTCCCATCCTAGGAAAGGATTGGATAATGAGGTAATGGCAGCCCCTGGTACCACTGTATTGTCAAATACATGGTTTACGGTATTACTAACCAATGCATATTGGGTATAATTACCGATGTTATTGTTACCAGTAACACCAAAGCTACCTCTAAGTTTAGCAAAGGAAACTTTGTCACTTGTATTCAAGAAACCTTCGTCAGATAATACCCAACCAGCAGATACTGAAGGGAACACACCCCAACGATTTTCAGAACCAAATCGAGAGGACCCATCAGCCCTTATGGCTGCAGTCATCAAATACTTGCCTTTAAAGTTATAAGTCAATCTAGAAAGGAATGAAGTCAATGACCACTCCTGTACGTCAGAAACGGAACCACCTCTATTGATGTTAATTGCACCTTGAATGGTAGGAAGCCTGTCATCAGCATAGGTATCTGCTGCAACTCTTGTTCTCTCTCTTCTGAATTTCTGGTTAGTAAAACCTCCCAATAACTGGAAGTTATGGTCATTGATAGATTTGTTATAAGTAACCGTATTTTCATTCAACCAGCTAAAATTATCATAATGATCCCTTACAGAAGAAGCAACTGCTGGAATAGCAATGTTGATTCCTGAAGTGGCCGTAGATGGGTTGAAATAAAAATATTTGCTATTTCTTATTTCAGCATTGATGGTAGATTTAACAAATAATCCTTCAATAGGCTCATACTGAACATATGCATTTGAAAGCAAGTTGGTTTGCTTGGTCTCATTGGTGATCTCTAAAGCAGAACGAACATAGTTCGGATAGGCAAATATATTACCTGTTTCAGCAGGGAACCTATTGTAATATGTCAATTCACCTTCATCATCATATATTGGCATATTTGGCCATGCATGTAGAGCATTGAACAAAATACCTGTACCTCTTGAACCATCTGTTCTAGGTGTATTGTCCCTTACATATTGAGGGGCAAGATTGAATCCCATAGTAAGCTTGTCAGAAGCAGTATAATCAGAGTTAATCCTCAATGAAAAACGTTCATAATCCGTGTTCAATACCACACCTTCTTGGTCAAAATAACCAGCCACTACAGAAGTTCTCATTTTTTCTGTATTGGAATTAATGGTCAGGTTGTAATTAGAAATTGGCGCTGTTTGTAGCAAAGCGTCATACCAATCCTGGGTTTTTCCTTCATAAGAAGACGGATTTTGAAACATGTCCGGCACAGGTCTGCCAGCATCCTCATAATACTCCTTTTTAAACTGGGCAAACTCAACCGCATCCATCATTTCCAGACGGTTGTAGTGTGGTACATTTTGAATACCAGTGTACACATTTAGAGAAACACTAGACTGTCCTGCTTTACCTCTTTTAGTAGTAATTAGAACCACACCGTTCGCAGCTCTAGAACCGTAAAGAGAAGTAGAGGCAGCATCTTTCAAAATTGTGATATCCTGAATTTCATCCGGGTTCAAAGTGGAAATATCTCCTGTGATAGGGAAACCATCCACTACATATAAGGGATCACTACCTGCAGAAACAGAAAGTTGCCCCCTGATACGGACGTTCATTCCCTGTCCTGGTCTACCTGTAGTTTGGTTTATTTGTACACCTGCCAACTGCCCCTGTAACTTTTGAGCCATTTGAGACACTGGCATATCCATCAGATCATCACCATCTATGGTTTGCACCGAACCGGTGATCTCTTTTTTCAACTGACTACCATAACCCACCACAACAACTTCTGTCAAATCGCTCACAGAAGAGGCTAGGGTAACATCATATTGCGTTTGACCACCTTGAATAGTGATTTCTTTGGTCGCATACCCGATATAACTTACCGAAAGGACTTCTCCTGCGGCAGCTTCCACCTGAAACTTTCCATCGAGGTCCGTAACTGTTCCTCGTGTAGTCCCTTTCACCAATACCGACACTCCCGGTATTGTTTCGTTATCGCCTTCTGAGCGTACCACACCCGAAACGGTGCTTTGCGCATAAGAAGCGAAACTCAATAACATAGCAGCTAAAAGGGAAAATAGCTGCTTGCTATCCAAAAATTGGTAACAATTTTTTTTCATAATTAATAGGTTAAATTGATTTGGGAAATTGACTCTCTCATCGATTTAATGATGATTTCAAATACAATAAAACCCTAATTTTCTCTAAAACTGTCCTGTACTGTGCTGAAGAAAAGTTTCACTCTTTCTCCTACAAATCAGATCGGTATATTGTAGTTATCTTAAAAAAATCAGGAGCAGTAATATTTAATTTTGAATAAAAAGAAAAAATAAAATATTTCGACATTCAATTCAGGATAATATCAAGGGACATAACTTTATATTCTGCCAGCCTATTTTAAAAAAGAATGAGCTTCAGAAAACTTAAGTCCTCTGAAGCTCATTAAAAGAAAAAAATTAATAACCTGGATTTTGAACCAATGAAGAATTTATTCTCATTTGATCCTGTGGTATAGGGAATAGAATCTCATGAGCCTCAAAAATAAAGTCATTGTTTGAAAAAGGTATTCCCTCTCTGGAAGTCGTAGGATTTGCACGCTCTCTTAGTCCATAGGCATTAAGCATGGTAACTAAGGCACTGGCAGATTTGGTGCGTTTCAAATCAAACCAACGGTGGTTCTCAAATGCCAGCTCAATCCTGCGCTCATTTAGAAGCACTTCTCTAAACTCATCCTTGCCTAACCCATTGATAGGATCCAACCCTGCTCTGTCACGGATCTCATTTAAGTAGCTATAGGCAGTTCCAGTAGGACCGTCCACTTCATTGATTGCCTCAGCAAGCATCAATAGCACATCCGCATACCTAATTACAGGCCAATTGTCATTGGTTACCCCTCTGATAGTATGTGGATGATTGAATTTATTGATAAATGGTACGCCAACATATTCACCTTGAAGATTGGTATAACCTTCCTTTAAAGAAACATCTTTTCTCAAATCTCCTTCTTCGTACAAGGCAATGATCTCATTGGTAGGCGTGTTCCAGCCACCACCATCCTGGCCTGGAAAATCAATGACCGCTCCTCCGGATTCTCTCGGGGCAAATGTATAGATAAAATTACTGTTGACCCCGTATTGATTGTCGCCCTGGTATTGAATATCCCAAATGGATTCCTGATGGTTTTTATTCTGCGGATCAAAGATATCCTCATAATTATCCAGCAAATCGTAACCCAAGGAAGTTACCTGATTCAATGTTTCTATCGCAGCAGAGTAATTTTTTCTGGTCAGGTGAACCTTACCCAGTAAACTTAAAGCCGCACCTTTTGTTACCCTACCGATATCGTCTGATCCATAATTGGCAGGTAAAGCACCTATGGCGAAATTAAGGTCTGAGATAATCTGTTGGTATACCGTTTCAACTGGTGATCTGTTGTACTCAAATGCTTCAGCAGGAGATTTCACAGGTTCGGTAATAACAATTACATCACCAAAATGCTGCACCAGATGAAAGTAAAGGTAAGCCCTGATCATTTTCAGCTCACCTTCAGACCTCAATTTGATGGCCTCGGTAGCATTGGATTCAGGCAGTTTACTTAGCCCGGTATTGACATTTACCATTATCCCATAGGTACTGTTGTACAAGTTGGTAACGTTAGAGGTGGCAGGATTGTATTGCCAAAACTCCAAGGCCTCAAGGCTTGGTCCGCTACCTCTGTTTCCAGGATTGAAATGTAGGGTAGTATTGTCTGAAATAAACTCAGTATACTGCCATTGATTCAAGTGCCAACCTCTCAACTGTCCATACACACCGTTTATGGCCTGTATGACTTGTTTTTCTGTCTGGTAAAAATTATCAGACACCAAAACCGTAGGGTCTGTTTTATTCAGAAACTCTTCATCACAGGATGTGCCTAGCAGCAGAATGCCTATGCAAAGGATCGTTATATTAAAATACTTTTTCATGTCTCTAGTCAATTTATGATTTAGAATCTTATGGATGCGCCTAAAGTGAATGTTCTAGGCATTGGATAAGCTTCATCGTCCACGCCTATATTGATTCCACCTCTTGTGTTGATTTCAGGATTGGTTCCTGGGAATGAAGTAAACAGAAAAGGATTCTCTGCACTAAAAAACACCCTTGCATTAGGAAGTATTGGGTTTTTCGGAATAGTATAACCGAGGGTAATGTTTCTTAACCACACATGGGTAGCATCATATACATACCTGGAATTTGACTCGCGCTGCCATTTCCATGTATTGGTAGTGGCCCCTCTGCCGTCACCAGGATTTTCTGCAGACCTCCAACGGTTAACACCTGATTGCAGAATATTGAACACCCCATCCATGTTCATTGTAGTGGCCTCTATGTTTCTAAAAACATCATAATTGAAGGCTCCGGTGAACATTAGGTTAAAGTCAAAGTTTTTGAAATCACCTCCTAGGGTATAGCCAAGGATGTAATCCGGATGCGGGTTACCTATTTCTATCATGTCCTGTTGGTCATAGGAAATCACCCCATCTCCATTGGCGTCAAAATACTTATAGGTACCTGGAACTGCCCCATCTTGGTTAGGCCAGGCTTCAATTTCCGCATCAGTATTGAAAATACCCACCATTTTAAAGCCATGTAGCATCGCCAAAGGTTTTCCCACCTGAGACACATTATAAGTACTATAAAAACCACCTGACCAGATCTCATCATTTTCACCTCTTATCTCCAACACTTTATTTCTATTGATGGTAAGGTTTACATTGGACCTTATGTTGACCTGATTGAACTTGGTTCTGTAATCCAAAGCCAGTTCAAGGCCTCTGTTTCGTACTTTACCAACATTATCCAAAGATTGAGTAAATCCTGAAATCACAGGCATCTCTACAGAAAGCAGCATATTATTGGTCAACCTATTGTAATACTCCGCCGTCAAAACCAAGCGGTTATCAAACATGGCCCAATCCAAACCAATATCGGTCTGTTGGGATTGTTCCCAACCTAAATTGGCATTGGCGAAATTGGAAAGAATTTGTCCGTTGGCAATGGCTCCTCCCAAAACGTAATTTGAAATCCCCATATTTGATAAACTAGAATAATTACCAATGGCATTGTTTCCAGTAACCCCAAAACTAGCCCTCAATTTCATATCGGTGATCCAGCGGGTTTCCGGCATAAAGGATTCTTCAGAAATTCTCCATCCTGCTGAAAATGCAGGGAAATTCCCCCATTTATTGTCTGCTCCAAAACGTGAACTGCCTTCTCTTCTAAAAGATGCGGAAAAAAGGTACTTGTCGTTGAAAGAATAGTTGGCCCTTGCAAAGTAAGCCATCAAACTCCAATCCGCTTCCCCAGAGGTAGATGTTTGCCTAATGGCAGCACTCAAAAACCTAACTTGATCATTGGGGAATTCATTGCCATTCCCCTGCAAGAACTTATAGGTCTCTTCTTGAGCAGAAAAACCAAGTAGTCCTTCCACTCTGTGGTTTCCAAAAATCTTATTGTAAGACAATAATTGATCTGCTGCAATATTAAGGGTTTCAAATCTTCTCTGGTACAAAGTGGCTTCCCTTGGTGGGGCTTGATTAAATCCTGTACCTGCCAAAGTAGACGGTCTGAATTCTTTCTGATCACTGTTTTCTAAGATTGCGTTTACAGAAGTTCTGAACTTAAAGTTTTTCAAAAAAGCAAATTCCAAAAACCCATTGGTCATGACATTGTTTTCTGATAGTTTACGTTCCATTTCGTGCAACTCCTGCACCACATTGGCCGCACCAAAGACACCATTTGTTCCTCCAATATAATCATTGAAACTTCCGTCTTCATTGTAAACAGGATATCGTGGATCCGCCCATAAGGCCTTTCCAATTATTGCACTTCTTCCATCGGTAGAGGCATAATCCTCATTGGAATGGGAGGCAGCGATGTTCCATCCCATGGTAATAAAATCATTAACTTTACCCCCTATGTTTGCCCTGACATTAAAACGCTCAAAACCCGTTTCGATCACCGCACCTTCTTGGTTGATATAACCTACAGAAACCAGGGAGCGAATGCCTCCTTTTCCTGAGGACAGGGTGGCGTTGTAACTTTGGAATTTAGCATTCTGATTTAATATTTCATCAAACCAATCTGTTGAGACAGTGTTTTGTTCAGGATACCTGAATTCAAGCGGAACTTCTTCAATCGCTGGCTCTCTTTTTTCGAAATACCTGATTCTGTCTACAAAACTATCATGCTTGAACTGAGCAAACTCTGTCCCATTCATCATCTTTGTTCTTCTACTGTCAGGTACATTCTGAATACCTTGGTTGACCACAAAATCAAGATTCACCACGCCCTCTTTTGCTGATTTTGTAGTGATCAGGATCACACCATTGGATCCTCTGGCACCATAAATGGCTGTAGATGCCGCATCTTTCAGCACCGTCATGCTTTCAATGTCTGCAGGGTTAAGGTTTTGTCCCAATGAAGTTCCCACAGGAAAGCCATCAACTACATAAAGGGGCTTACTCCCTGCGCCTAAAGAACCAATTCCACGAATGGTTACTTCCATCTCTTCTCCTGGCCTACCTGAAGTCTGCCTAACCTGCACCCCTGCTGCCTGGCCTTGAAGCAAACGGGTAACATTTGTAGTAGGCACCTCTCCAATATTGTCCATATTGATTACGGATACTGCGGAGGTAATGTCTGCCTTACGCTGGGAACCGTACCCAACTACCACTACCTCACCAAGGTCACCCATAGATGACTCCATTAAGATCTCATA
Protein-coding sequences here:
- a CDS encoding SusC/RagA family TonB-linked outer membrane protein, encoding MKKSYYSVQFKLRMLITMLLIMVVMLGYSRQASQISGKVVSVEDNEPLPGVSILVKGTSRGTVTNIDGEFTVQAVSGDILTVSFIGFTTQEVPVNGGQTSYEILMESSMGDLGEVVVVGYGSQRKADITSAVSVINMDNIGEVPTTNVTRLLQGQAAGVQVRQTSGRPGEEMEVTIRGIGSLGAGSKPLYVVDGFPVGTSLGQNLNPADIESMTVLKDAASTAIYGARGSNGVILITTKSAKEGVVNLDFVVNQGIQNVPDSRRTKMMNGTEFAQFKHDSFVDRIRYFEKREPAIEEVPLEFRYPEQNTVSTDWFDEILNQNAKFQSYNATLSSGKGGIRSLVSVGYINQEGAVIETGFERFNVRANIGGKVNDFITMGWNIAASHSNEDYASTDGRSAIIGKALWADPRYPVYNEDGSFNDYIGGTNGVFGAANVVQELHEMERKLSENNVMTNGFLEFAFLKNFKFRTSVNAILENSDQKEFRPSTLAGTGFNQAPPREATLYQRRFETLNIAADQLLSYNKIFGNHRVEGLLGFSAQEETYKFLQGNGNEFPNDQVRFLSAAIRQTSTSGEADWSLMAYFARANYSFNDKYLFSASFRREGSSRFGADNKWGNFPAFSAGWRISEESFMPETRWITDMKLRASFGVTGNNAIGNYSSLSNMGISNYVLGGAIANGQILSNFANANLGWEQSQQTDIGLDWAMFDNRLVLTAEYYNRLTNNMLLSVEMPVISGFTQSLDNVGKVRNRGLELALDYRTKFNQVNIRSNVNLTINRNKVLEIRGENDEIWSGGFYSTYNVSQVGKPLAMLHGFKMVGIFNTDAEIEAWPNQDGAVPGTYKYFDANGDGVISYDQQDMIEIGNPHPDYILGYTLGGDFKNFDFNLMFTGAFNYDVFRNIEATTMNMDGVFNILQSGVNRWRSAENPGDGRGATTNTWKWQRESNSRYVYDATHVWLRNITLGYTIPKNPILPNARVFFSAENPFLFTSFPGTNPEINTRGGINIGVDDEAYPMPRTFTLGASIRF